The Paraburkholderia sabiae genome includes a region encoding these proteins:
- a CDS encoding amino acid ABC transporter permease → MNGWLEPKYVAWLAHGFLLTLVLSACVIVTATLLGFVLALARNARSGVVCRAASLYVLVFRNSPLLVQLLFWYFGAATLLPQSAMEWLNAPHALSLGALTLAWPPFEFVAGWVGLTCYATTFIGEEFRAGMRGVKAGQYQAAAALGLTPFATFRHVILPQAIRIATPPLAGQYMNIVKNSSLTMAIGLAELSYTSRQVDTETFKTFQAFGAATVLYIATIAAIEVALLLWKRRSAHAWQRGTA, encoded by the coding sequence ATGAACGGCTGGCTGGAACCGAAGTACGTCGCGTGGCTGGCGCACGGCTTTCTGCTGACGTTGGTGCTTTCTGCGTGCGTGATCGTGACGGCGACGCTGCTGGGTTTTGTGCTCGCGCTGGCGCGCAATGCGCGCAGCGGCGTCGTGTGTCGCGCGGCATCGCTTTACGTGCTCGTGTTCCGTAACTCGCCGCTGCTGGTGCAACTGCTGTTCTGGTACTTCGGCGCGGCGACGCTGCTTCCTCAATCAGCGATGGAATGGCTCAACGCGCCGCATGCGCTTTCGCTGGGTGCGTTGACGCTCGCGTGGCCGCCGTTCGAATTCGTCGCGGGCTGGGTTGGGCTGACGTGCTACGCGACGACGTTCATTGGCGAAGAGTTTCGCGCGGGTATGCGCGGCGTCAAAGCCGGGCAGTATCAGGCAGCGGCTGCGTTGGGTCTTACTCCGTTTGCCACCTTCCGCCATGTGATCCTGCCGCAGGCGATCCGCATCGCTACGCCGCCGCTCGCGGGGCAATACATGAACATCGTCAAGAACTCGTCGCTGACGATGGCGATCGGTCTCGCTGAACTCTCGTACACGTCACGACAGGTCGACACCGAAACGTTCAAGACCTTCCAGGCGTTCGGCGCGGCCACCGTCCTCTACATCGCGACGATTGCGGCGATCGAAGTCGCATTGCTGCTCTGGAAGCGCCGCAGCGCGCATGCATGGCAGCGGGGGACGGCATGA
- a CDS encoding ABC transporter substrate-binding protein encodes MKIRFAGAVIMGLMLAVSGAAHADRLDDIKKAGVLRVATFDSNPPFGFVDSKSNQIVGLDVDYARAVANKLGVKLEIQPTNPANRIAFLKSGKVDLVFANFTITDERKKEVDFSTPYFASGTQFIAKKGVLKTPQQLNSLRVGADKGTTNEQQVRAQFPGATIVAYDDTPFAFAALRTGNVQAITQDGPKLVALLANVPDKSNYEISPFTISNDYEGVGVPKGETRLLNVVDDTLKGLEANGTAGKIYDEWFGPSSRAPLPRLFKIGDPQKS; translated from the coding sequence ATGAAAATCCGCTTTGCTGGCGCAGTCATCATGGGGTTGATGCTCGCCGTTTCCGGCGCGGCGCACGCCGACCGTCTCGACGACATCAAGAAAGCAGGCGTGCTGCGCGTCGCGACGTTCGACAGCAATCCGCCGTTCGGTTTCGTCGATTCGAAGAGCAATCAGATCGTCGGGCTCGACGTCGACTATGCGCGCGCCGTGGCGAACAAGCTGGGCGTGAAGCTCGAAATCCAGCCGACCAATCCTGCCAACCGTATCGCGTTTCTGAAGTCGGGCAAGGTCGATCTCGTGTTCGCGAACTTCACGATCACCGACGAACGCAAGAAGGAAGTCGATTTCAGCACGCCGTATTTCGCGTCGGGCACGCAGTTCATCGCGAAGAAGGGCGTGCTGAAAACGCCGCAGCAACTCAACAGCCTGCGCGTCGGCGCGGACAAGGGCACGACGAACGAACAACAGGTTCGCGCGCAATTTCCCGGCGCCACGATCGTTGCTTACGACGACACGCCGTTCGCATTCGCCGCGCTGCGCACGGGCAACGTGCAGGCAATCACGCAGGACGGCCCGAAGCTCGTCGCGCTACTCGCGAACGTGCCGGACAAGAGCAACTACGAAATCTCGCCGTTCACGATTTCCAACGACTACGAAGGCGTCGGCGTGCCGAAGGGCGAGACGCGTCTGCTGAACGTGGTCGACGATACGCTCAAGGGTCTCGAAGCGAACGGCACGGCAGGCAAGATCTACGACGAGTGGTTCGGCCCATCGAGCCGCGCGCCGCTGCCGCGTCTGTTCAAGATCGGCGATCCGCAGAAGAGCTGA
- a CDS encoding efflux transporter outer membrane subunit: MMDTSARTMRRLHRTIVAAAIAALCAGCAVGPDYKRPDVAVPATFKEMNSPDASGLWQQAQPDPAASLDSRWWTMFNDDTLSALCERALKANQTLAQYDAAYRAARAQVASARASLFPTVSFAGSGTRSGSGSTTQVSSSGSVSSYASKSVSAQLEASWEPDLWGSVRRSVEASEASAQASDAQLAGERLSVLATLAVDYFTVRAADADLTLLAEEHRIDAELLALTEAKYKQGVSSYDDVRTAHNTLQTIDESIATAQLTRRQYEHAIAVLVGEAPAAFSLPVLADYRFDLPTLPAALPSTLLQRRPDVVQAERTVAQYNAKIGVAKAGYFPTLTLSADGGWSGTSLAHLVSLPTRFWSLGLDVAQTVFDAGATSASVRNAKANYDQEVAAYRQTVLSAFQDVEDYLSAVQITSRQAAASDEVAQRSGELAASQQRNFAAGTSSRIDMLDTQLTQVQDRKIALDYSSTALQNSVMLVKALGGGWDGKLTTAESSGR; encoded by the coding sequence ATGATGGACACATCAGCGCGCACGATGCGGCGTCTGCATCGAACGATCGTGGCTGCGGCGATTGCAGCGCTGTGCGCGGGCTGCGCGGTCGGCCCCGACTACAAGCGGCCCGACGTCGCTGTGCCCGCAACGTTCAAGGAAATGAACAGCCCCGACGCGAGCGGTTTGTGGCAGCAGGCGCAACCCGATCCCGCTGCATCGCTCGACAGCCGCTGGTGGACGATGTTCAACGACGATACGCTGAGCGCATTGTGCGAGCGCGCGTTGAAAGCGAACCAGACGCTCGCGCAGTACGACGCGGCGTATCGTGCGGCGCGCGCACAGGTTGCATCGGCGCGCGCGAGTCTGTTTCCGACGGTGTCGTTCGCCGGTTCGGGCACGCGCTCGGGCAGCGGGAGCACGACGCAGGTGTCGTCGAGCGGCAGTGTGAGCAGCTATGCGTCGAAGAGCGTGTCGGCGCAACTCGAAGCGAGTTGGGAGCCGGACCTGTGGGGCAGCGTACGGCGCTCCGTCGAAGCGAGCGAAGCGAGCGCGCAGGCATCCGATGCGCAGCTTGCGGGCGAACGCCTGAGCGTCCTCGCCACGCTCGCCGTCGATTACTTCACCGTCCGTGCCGCCGATGCCGATCTCACGCTTCTCGCGGAAGAGCACCGCATCGACGCGGAATTGCTCGCGCTGACGGAGGCGAAGTACAAGCAAGGCGTGTCCTCTTACGACGATGTGCGGACGGCGCACAACACGCTGCAAACCATCGACGAAAGCATTGCGACCGCGCAACTCACGCGGCGTCAGTACGAGCATGCGATTGCCGTTCTGGTCGGCGAAGCGCCTGCTGCGTTTTCGTTACCGGTTCTGGCCGACTATCGTTTCGATCTGCCGACGCTGCCGGCGGCGTTGCCGTCCACGCTGCTGCAACGGCGTCCCGACGTCGTGCAGGCCGAGCGCACAGTCGCGCAGTACAACGCGAAAATCGGCGTTGCGAAGGCAGGCTATTTCCCGACGCTTACGCTTTCCGCCGATGGCGGCTGGAGCGGCACGTCGCTCGCGCACCTCGTGTCGCTGCCGACTCGCTTCTGGTCGCTCGGACTCGACGTTGCGCAGACCGTGTTCGACGCGGGCGCGACGAGCGCTTCTGTGCGCAACGCGAAGGCCAACTACGATCAGGAAGTGGCCGCGTATCGTCAAACAGTGTTGAGCGCGTTTCAGGACGTCGAAGACTACTTGAGCGCAGTGCAGATCACATCGCGCCAGGCGGCGGCATCGGATGAAGTCGCGCAACGCAGCGGCGAACTCGCCGCGAGCCAGCAGCGCAATTTCGCGGCGGGCACGTCGAGCCGCATCGACATGCTCGATACGCAACTGACGCAAGTGCAGGATCGCAAGATCGCGCTCGACTACAGCAGCACGGCGCTGCAAAACTCCGTCATGCTGGTGAAAGCGCTCGGCGGCGGCTGGGACGGCAAACTGACGACGGCGGAATCTTCCGGGAGGTAA
- a CDS encoding efflux RND transporter permease subunit, giving the protein MNLSAPFIRRPIGTMLLALGLALFGIVAFRLLPVAALPSVDFPVVMVSATLSGANPDTVAKTVTAPLERAFGSIAGLTQMTSQSSSGSSQIVLQFDLNRDIDGAARDVQAAINAARSNLPTTLTQTPTYRKMNPAAAPVMIVGLTSDTVGVGQMYDYASSVLQQKLLQVPGVGDVTVGGGALPAVRIELNPDQLSHYGIALDTVRTSLANASVDLPKGAVSVNGQHYVVAANDQLPNPDDYKPLVIRTHDGTVVHVSDVAQVVKSTEDLRNYGLANGKPAVLLIVSKQPNANVIKTVDAIRAALPQLSASLPSTVKLGVVLDGTQTIRSSVLDVEISLLAAVLLVTAVSYAFFRDWRSTLIPAITVPLALAGTFTAMYFLGYSLNNLSLMALTISTGFVVDDAIVVVENIMRHLDQGKTPLAAALDGTREVGFTVLTISVSLVVVFLPLIMMSGIVGRLFREFSVSLAIAIMISMVISLTLAPTLGRLLLRHAPPKHDEAAFGQRVERAYGKSLRWALRHPKTMLAVTVLLLFANVGMVAVMPKGFFPIEDTGRLMGMIQASQSISFQAMKQKFDEINRRMLQNPNVQSVAGYVGGRNAVSNSMMFVTLKPLSERTQSADQVIADLSRRTADLPGVRLLLQSAQDLMFGARQSAAQFQYTVTAENQSELDTWLPRIEAKLRALPQLRDVNADVQSASLSMMLQVNRDAAARMGVPFESIDDTLNDAFSQRQIATIYGPANQYHVVMEVAPQYWQDPKTLDTLYVPATKASTSTTTSTTTSTLVPLSALATRTLSHAPVTIAHDNQFPAVTLSYNLREGVSMSDANAAIKTAVASLNLPNTVLPSFAGQGAQMQQSGGSELLLIIGALVAVYIALGILYENLVHPLTILSTLPSAGLGALIALYVCGYELSIIALIGIVLLIGIVKKNAIMMVDFAVTYERDHAASAQESIYQACLTRFRPIMMTTLAALLGAVPLIVSSGYGHEFRHPLGVSILGGLMVSQALTLFTTPVIYLWLDRFKLRRASRNGTSS; this is encoded by the coding sequence ATGAACCTGTCCGCTCCGTTCATCCGTCGTCCGATCGGCACGATGCTACTGGCGCTCGGCCTCGCGCTGTTCGGCATCGTCGCGTTCCGGCTGTTGCCTGTGGCCGCGCTGCCGTCGGTGGATTTTCCTGTGGTGATGGTCAGCGCGACGCTGTCGGGCGCGAATCCCGATACCGTCGCGAAGACCGTGACGGCGCCGCTCGAGCGCGCGTTCGGCTCGATTGCGGGCCTGACGCAGATGACGTCGCAAAGCTCGTCGGGCTCGTCGCAGATCGTGTTGCAGTTCGATCTGAATCGCGATATCGACGGCGCCGCGCGTGACGTGCAGGCGGCCATCAACGCCGCGCGCAGCAATCTGCCGACGACGCTCACGCAAACGCCGACGTATCGCAAGATGAATCCTGCGGCGGCGCCCGTGATGATCGTAGGTCTCACGTCGGATACGGTCGGCGTCGGGCAGATGTACGACTATGCGTCGTCGGTGCTGCAGCAGAAGCTGTTGCAGGTGCCGGGCGTCGGCGATGTGACGGTCGGCGGCGGCGCGCTTCCCGCAGTGCGCATTGAGCTGAATCCCGATCAGCTGAGCCACTACGGCATCGCGCTCGATACCGTGCGTACGTCGCTGGCGAATGCGAGCGTCGATCTGCCGAAGGGCGCCGTCAGCGTGAACGGCCAGCATTACGTGGTGGCCGCGAACGACCAGTTGCCGAACCCCGACGACTACAAGCCGCTCGTGATCCGCACGCATGACGGCACGGTCGTGCATGTGTCGGATGTCGCGCAAGTGGTGAAGTCGACGGAAGACCTGCGCAATTACGGGCTCGCGAACGGCAAGCCCGCCGTGCTGCTGATCGTGTCGAAGCAACCGAACGCGAACGTCATCAAGACCGTCGATGCAATTCGCGCCGCGCTGCCTCAGTTGTCCGCGAGCCTGCCGTCGACGGTGAAGCTCGGCGTCGTGCTCGACGGCACGCAGACGATTCGTTCGTCGGTACTCGACGTGGAAATCTCGCTGCTCGCGGCGGTGCTGCTGGTGACGGCCGTGTCGTACGCATTCTTTCGCGACTGGCGCAGCACGCTGATTCCCGCGATCACCGTGCCGCTCGCGCTGGCGGGCACGTTCACGGCGATGTACTTCCTCGGCTACAGCCTGAATAACCTGTCGCTGATGGCGCTGACGATTTCAACGGGTTTCGTGGTCGACGATGCGATCGTCGTCGTCGAAAACATCATGCGGCATCTGGATCAGGGCAAGACGCCGCTCGCCGCTGCGCTCGACGGCACGCGCGAAGTCGGCTTTACCGTGCTGACGATCAGCGTGTCGCTCGTGGTCGTGTTTCTGCCGCTGATCATGATGAGCGGCATCGTCGGAAGGTTGTTTCGCGAGTTCTCCGTGTCGCTGGCGATCGCGATCATGATTTCGATGGTGATTTCGCTGACGCTCGCGCCCACGCTTGGCCGTTTGCTGCTGCGTCACGCACCTCCGAAGCATGATGAAGCGGCGTTCGGGCAGCGCGTCGAACGCGCGTATGGCAAGAGTCTGCGCTGGGCGCTGCGTCATCCGAAGACGATGCTCGCCGTCACCGTGCTGCTGCTGTTCGCGAACGTCGGCATGGTCGCCGTGATGCCGAAGGGCTTCTTTCCGATCGAGGACACGGGCCGTTTGATGGGCATGATTCAGGCGTCGCAGAGCATTTCGTTTCAGGCGATGAAGCAGAAGTTCGACGAGATCAATCGACGCATGCTGCAAAACCCGAACGTGCAATCGGTGGCGGGCTATGTCGGCGGACGCAATGCCGTCAGCAATAGCATGATGTTTGTCACGCTCAAGCCGCTGTCCGAACGCACGCAGAGCGCGGATCAGGTCATTGCCGATCTGAGCCGCCGAACGGCCGATCTGCCCGGCGTGCGCCTGCTGCTGCAATCCGCGCAGGATCTGATGTTCGGCGCGCGGCAAAGCGCGGCGCAGTTTCAATACACGGTGACGGCGGAAAACCAGAGCGAACTGGATACGTGGCTGCCGCGCATCGAAGCGAAGCTGCGCGCGTTGCCGCAACTGCGCGACGTGAATGCCGACGTGCAAAGCGCGAGTCTTTCGATGATGCTGCAAGTGAACCGCGATGCGGCGGCGCGCATGGGCGTGCCGTTCGAATCGATCGACGATACGTTGAATGACGCATTCAGCCAGCGGCAAATCGCAACGATCTACGGGCCAGCGAATCAGTACCACGTTGTGATGGAAGTCGCGCCGCAATACTGGCAGGATCCGAAGACGCTGGACACGCTATACGTGCCTGCGACCAAAGCAAGCACGAGCACCACGACGAGTACGACTACTTCGACTCTCGTGCCGCTTTCCGCACTCGCGACCCGCACGTTGTCGCACGCACCCGTCACGATCGCGCACGACAACCAGTTTCCCGCTGTAACGCTGTCGTACAACCTGCGCGAAGGCGTATCGATGAGCGATGCGAATGCCGCGATCAAAACGGCCGTCGCTTCGCTGAATCTGCCGAACACGGTACTGCCTTCGTTCGCGGGACAAGGCGCGCAGATGCAGCAATCGGGCGGCAGCGAACTGTTGTTGATCATCGGCGCACTGGTGGCCGTTTATATCGCGCTCGGCATTCTGTACGAGAACCTCGTCCATCCGCTGACGATCCTCTCGACGCTGCCTTCAGCCGGTCTCGGCGCGCTGATCGCGCTGTACGTCTGCGGCTACGAACTGTCGATCATCGCGTTGATCGGCATCGTTCTGCTGATCGGCATCGTGAAGAAGAACGCGATCATGATGGTCGATTTCGCCGTCACGTACGAACGCGACCATGCGGCGAGCGCGCAGGAATCGATTTATCAGGCGTGCCTCACACGCTTCCGGCCGATCATGATGACGACGCTCGCCGCGTTGCTCGGCGCAGTGCCGCTGATTGTCAGCTCGGGTTACGGACATGAATTCAGACATCCGCTCGGCGTCTCGATTCTCGGCGGCTTGATGGTCAGCCAGGCGCTGACGCTCTTCACGACGCCCGTGATCTATCTCTGGCTCGACCGCTTCAAATTGCGGCGCGCTTCACGTAACGGAACTTCCTCATGA
- a CDS encoding efflux RND transporter permease subunit, with protein MDISRPFIRRPVATGLMTLALLLIGLIAYRLMPVSALPEIDYPTIQVYTQYPGASPDVISTSVTAPLEKQFGQMAGLKRMNSTSSLGVSLVTLQFQTSTNLDEAEQEVQAAINSANSTLPSSLPYPPVYSKVNPADTAVLTLAVTSSALPLTRVEDLTDTRIAQKLSQVSGVGLVTLSGGMRPAVRVQTDTRALNAMGLSLEDVRTAVGDANVNSAKGTIDGPLQAFTIDANDQLTSSADYADLVLSYRNGAPVRLSDVAKLSETAENPRQAAWSGATPAIIINVQRQPGANVIEVVNRIEALLPQLRASLPATVKISVLSDRTQTIRASVHDVKMELAASIALVVMVVFVFLRRLEFTLIPAVTVPFALVGTVAGIYLLGFSVNNLTLMALTVATGFVVDDAIVMLENVMRHIENGETPLDAALKGARQIGFTILSISVALVAVLIPLFFMPDVIGRLFREFALTLAIAIVISAWVSLTLTPMMAARMLRADHAASDSDANANDWLARLNRGYLRALDWAFAHRLTVLALVAIATLLTAVLFVLLPKGLFPEQDTGLVEGISLGSPRASFERMAASTRTLAGRIASDSAVASVSSFVGIDQNNPTINQGRMLISLKDSGDASSRDVIDRLTRDAAQRADLKLYLHPVQDLTLDDQINANSYRIGVQATDRTELAEWTQRLLAALRADPLFTDVQSQAQQQGNVLKFDFDRATASRLGLSAQDIDNALYDAFGDRQISTIYTHVNQYHVTLGADVRLVGESPLALLDGMYVGTSSSSSSSTSSSTNTTTSSTLAPLSSIASASVGSAPLTIQRQAQFPYADVSFNLAQGVTLGTAIDRIEAIEAKLNAPASVQMNLEGAAQLYSASLGNEALLLVGALIAVYILLGMLYESLIHPLTILSTLPSAACGALAALLLCGGELDIIGLIGIVLLVGIVMKNAIMMVDFALEQERTLGLAARDAMRRACELRFRPILMTTCASLFGALPLALGTGMGHELRQPLGIAIVGGLVVSQLLTLFSTPVIFLALHRFATRAKDAR; from the coding sequence ATGGATATTTCCCGCCCGTTCATTCGCCGTCCCGTCGCAACGGGTTTGATGACGCTCGCGTTGCTCCTGATCGGCCTGATCGCGTACCGGCTGATGCCTGTGTCCGCGCTGCCCGAAATCGACTATCCGACGATTCAGGTCTACACGCAGTATCCGGGCGCATCGCCCGATGTGATCAGCACGTCCGTTACCGCGCCGCTCGAAAAGCAGTTCGGGCAGATGGCGGGCCTCAAGCGCATGAATTCGACGAGTTCGCTCGGCGTGTCGCTTGTGACGTTGCAGTTTCAGACCTCGACGAATCTCGACGAAGCCGAGCAGGAAGTGCAGGCCGCGATCAACAGCGCGAACAGCACGTTGCCGTCGAGCCTTCCTTATCCACCCGTCTACAGCAAGGTCAATCCCGCCGATACGGCCGTGCTCACGCTGGCCGTGACATCGAGTGCATTGCCGTTGACGCGCGTCGAAGACCTGACGGACACGCGTATTGCACAGAAGCTCTCGCAGGTGTCGGGTGTCGGGCTCGTCACGCTGTCGGGCGGCATGCGGCCCGCCGTGCGCGTGCAAACCGACACGCGCGCACTGAACGCGATGGGTCTGTCGCTCGAAGACGTGCGCACGGCTGTCGGCGATGCCAACGTGAACAGCGCGAAGGGCACGATCGACGGTCCGTTGCAGGCCTTCACGATCGACGCGAACGATCAACTCACCTCGTCCGCCGATTACGCGGACCTCGTGCTGTCGTATCGCAATGGCGCGCCTGTGCGGCTCTCGGATGTCGCGAAGCTGTCGGAGACGGCGGAGAACCCGCGACAGGCCGCATGGAGCGGCGCGACGCCCGCGATCATCATCAACGTGCAGCGTCAGCCGGGCGCGAACGTGATCGAGGTCGTCAACCGGATCGAAGCGCTGTTGCCGCAACTGCGCGCGTCGCTGCCCGCGACCGTGAAAATCAGCGTGTTGAGCGACCGCACGCAGACGATCCGCGCGTCGGTGCATGACGTGAAGATGGAACTGGCCGCATCGATTGCACTCGTCGTGATGGTCGTGTTCGTGTTTCTGCGCCGCCTCGAATTCACGCTGATTCCTGCCGTGACGGTGCCGTTCGCGCTTGTCGGCACGGTCGCGGGCATCTACCTGTTGGGCTTTTCCGTCAACAACCTCACGCTGATGGCGCTGACGGTGGCGACCGGTTTCGTGGTCGACGATGCGATCGTGATGCTCGAAAACGTGATGCGTCACATCGAAAACGGCGAGACGCCGCTCGATGCCGCGTTAAAGGGCGCGCGGCAGATCGGCTTCACGATTCTGTCGATCTCCGTCGCGCTCGTCGCCGTGCTGATTCCGCTGTTCTTCATGCCGGATGTAATCGGCAGACTGTTCCGCGAATTCGCGTTGACGCTGGCGATTGCGATCGTGATTTCCGCGTGGGTCTCGCTGACGCTGACGCCGATGATGGCCGCCCGCATGCTGCGCGCCGATCACGCCGCAAGCGACAGCGATGCCAACGCGAACGACTGGCTCGCGCGTTTGAATCGCGGCTATCTGCGAGCGCTTGACTGGGCGTTTGCGCATCGTTTGACCGTGCTTGCGCTGGTGGCGATTGCAACGTTGCTGACGGCCGTGCTGTTCGTGCTGCTGCCGAAGGGTTTGTTTCCCGAGCAGGACACGGGTTTGGTCGAAGGGATTTCGCTCGGCTCGCCGCGTGCGTCGTTCGAACGGATGGCGGCATCGACGCGCACATTGGCAGGGCGCATCGCGAGCGATAGCGCAGTGGCGAGCGTGTCGTCGTTCGTCGGCATCGACCAGAACAATCCGACGATCAATCAGGGGCGCATGCTGATCAGCCTGAAAGACAGCGGCGATGCGTCGAGCCGCGATGTGATCGACAGGCTCACGCGCGACGCGGCGCAGCGCGCGGACCTCAAGTTGTATCTGCATCCCGTGCAGGATCTGACGCTCGACGATCAGATCAACGCGAACAGTTACCGCATCGGTGTGCAGGCGACCGATCGCACTGAACTCGCCGAATGGACGCAGCGTTTGCTCGCCGCATTGCGCGCCGATCCGCTTTTCACCGACGTGCAAAGCCAGGCGCAGCAGCAGGGCAATGTGCTGAAGTTCGACTTCGATCGTGCGACGGCGTCGCGCCTTGGGCTGTCCGCGCAGGACATCGACAACGCGCTTTACGATGCATTCGGCGACCGGCAGATTTCGACCATCTATACGCACGTGAACCAGTATCACGTGACGTTGGGTGCCGATGTGCGGCTGGTCGGCGAGTCGCCGCTTGCGTTGCTCGATGGAATGTATGTGGGGACGTCGAGCAGTTCATCGTCTTCTACTTCTTCATCGACAAATACAACCACGTCGTCTACGCTCGCACCGCTGTCGAGTATCGCGAGCGCATCAGTCGGCTCCGCGCCGTTGACCATTCAACGCCAGGCGCAGTTTCCCTACGCCGATGTGTCGTTCAATCTCGCGCAAGGCGTGACGCTCGGCACGGCGATCGACCGCATCGAAGCGATCGAAGCAAAGCTGAATGCACCCGCGAGCGTGCAGATGAATCTCGAAGGCGCGGCGCAGCTGTACAGCGCATCGCTAGGGAACGAAGCATTGCTGCTGGTCGGCGCGCTGATCGCCGTCTACATCCTGCTCGGCATGCTGTACGAAAGCCTCATCCATCCGCTGACGATTCTCTCGACGTTGCCGTCCGCCGCGTGTGGCGCGCTTGCCGCGTTGCTGCTGTGCGGCGGCGAACTCGACATCATCGGTTTGATCGGCATCGTGCTGCTGGTCGGGATCGTGATGAAGAACGCGATCATGATGGTCGACTTCGCGCTCGAACAGGAACGCACACTGGGTCTCGCCGCGCGCGATGCGATGCGCCGCGCGTGTGAACTTCGCTTCCGTCCGATCCTGATGACGACCTGCGCTTCGCTGTTCGGAGCGCTGCCCCTCGCGCTCGGCACAGGCATGGGACATGAGTTGCGGCAGCCGCTCGGCATTGCGATCGTCGGCGGGCTGGTGGTGAGCCAGCTGCTCACGCTGTTCTCGACGCCCGTGATCTTTCTCGCGCTGCATCGCTTCGCGACACGGGCCAAGGACGCGCGATGA
- a CDS encoding efflux RND transporter periplasmic adaptor subunit codes for MKFNRSSRRVLLVAGVAAVGVIVWQAYAAFHKPAHPPAQETPVTIGTVKRADVPLQLDALGTVTPRATVTVKTQVNGTLEAVLVKEGQRVKAGQPIARIDSRALRAQLLEAQGTLEHDEALLANAQADLKRYETLIDGGSISRQTLDTQRATLRQYQGTVKADQGSVANLQVQVGYCDIVAPMDGTIGLLSTDAGNYVTTSDTTGIATITSDSPTTVVYALPEDRMGDVVDAFHDKGALPVEIFARDKRTVLDHATLAAIDNQADTTTGTVKLKASAPNAGGKLFPNRFVNVRMTVGTLNDALTVPTVAIQHGASGDFVLTLASTDVTKGAGKVALRRVTAGVAYNDATVIAQGNLKAGDAIVLDGADKLDDGSAVKIVRN; via the coding sequence GTGAAATTCAATCGTTCATCCCGTCGTGTTCTGCTTGTTGCTGGTGTGGCCGCTGTCGGCGTGATCGTGTGGCAGGCATACGCTGCGTTCCACAAACCGGCGCATCCTCCCGCGCAGGAAACGCCCGTTACGATCGGCACGGTCAAGCGCGCCGACGTGCCGCTGCAACTCGATGCACTCGGCACGGTCACGCCGCGTGCGACCGTCACGGTGAAAACGCAGGTCAACGGCACGCTCGAAGCCGTGCTTGTGAAGGAAGGCCAGCGCGTGAAAGCGGGGCAGCCGATCGCGCGGATCGATTCGCGCGCGCTGCGTGCGCAACTGCTCGAAGCGCAAGGCACGCTCGAACACGACGAAGCCTTGCTCGCGAATGCGCAAGCCGATCTGAAGCGCTATGAAACGCTGATCGATGGCGGCTCGATTTCGCGTCAGACGCTCGATACGCAGCGCGCCACGCTGCGCCAGTACCAGGGCACGGTGAAAGCGGATCAGGGCAGTGTCGCGAATCTTCAGGTGCAGGTCGGCTATTGCGACATCGTCGCGCCGATGGACGGCACGATCGGCCTGCTTTCCACCGACGCCGGCAACTACGTGACGACGAGCGACACGACGGGCATCGCGACCATCACCAGCGACTCGCCTACGACTGTCGTCTATGCGCTGCCCGAAGACAGGATGGGTGATGTCGTCGATGCATTCCACGACAAGGGCGCGTTGCCCGTCGAGATTTTCGCGCGCGACAAGCGCACCGTGCTCGATCACGCGACGCTCGCCGCGATCGATAACCAGGCCGACACGACGACGGGCACCGTCAAGCTCAAGGCGAGTGCGCCGAACGCTGGCGGCAAGCTGTTCCCGAACCGCTTCGTCAATGTGCGGATGACGGTTGGCACATTGAACGACGCGTTGACAGTGCCCACTGTCGCGATCCAGCACGGCGCTTCCGGCGACTTCGTACTGACGTTGGCCAGCACTGACGTAACCAAAGGCGCAGGCAAGGTCGCGTTGCGCCGCGTGACCGCGGGCGTCGCGTACAACGACGCCACCGTGATCGCGCAAGGCAACCTGAAAGCGGGCGACGCGATCGTGCTCGACGGCGCGGACAAGCTCGACGACGGCAGCGCCGTGAAGATCGTTCGCAACTGA